Genomic DNA from Haloplanus aerogenes:
GCTTCGATGCCGCCGTCGGTGTCGGGGTCGTCGCCGACGTGGACGAGTCGTTCCACCGCGACGCCCAGGTCGGCCGCCACCGTCTCGAACGGGCGGGGATGCGGTTTGCGGAAGCCGCAGGCGGCGCTGGTGACGACGGCGTCGAAGGCGTCGCGGAGGTCCGCGCGGACGAGCGTTCGCGAGACGAGTTCCGGCACGCTACAGTTCGAGCAGAGACCGACGGGGCCGCGTTTACGGGCGGCGGCGAGGGCGGCGTCGACGCCCGGTCGGCGGCGCACGTCGGGGTCGAACGCGGCGACGACGGCGCGTCGGACGACGGTGTCGGACGCGTCGACGCCGCGGCTCCGGAGCGCGGCGGCGACGTGGGCGGGGAGGGGGAGTTCCGCGCCGTCGGGCGTGTCGATGTGCGGGGTGCGGTAGGCGGCCGTCCAGTCGTCGGGGACGGTGACACCCCGGTCGCGAAGCTCTCGAGCGACGGCGTCGGCCGGGTTTGCGGGCATCTCGGCCGTCACGAGCGTCCCGAAGAGGTCGAACGACACGGGCACGCTTTCCGCTCGGTGTGGAGGCACTTTAAGCATCGTCGTCGCGGCTCCGAGGGGTACGGTTACGTCGTTGTCGGCCCAGATCCGACCGTGACGGTCGCCCGCCTCCGCTCGCTCTCGACGCCCGCCGACGCCGCCGACTGGTACGCGGCGGGGCGCGCGTACACCCGGCGCGTCGCCGAAGGGATGGATTTCGACGGCGTCGACCGGATCGACGGCGCGGACGTTGCGGCGACGCTGCGGACCGATCCCGCCGGGCTGTCGCCCCGCGAGGCCGAGTCGGTGGTCGGCGTCTTACTCGGCGATGCCGTCTACTCGGAGCCGTTCTGCGCGTGGATGCCGACGTGGTACGAACTCGCGGTGGTGCCGCTCGCGCGGGTGCTCGAACGGCGCCTGCGAACGATTGCTCGCGAGGTGGCGGCGGCGACGGGCGTGGTCGTGACGGCTCCCCGGCTCTCGCGCCCGCGTGACACGCTCGTGGCGGGCCGGTCACCGCTTGCGGGCGTGTCGGGCTTTCGCGAGCGGTTCGTCCTCGCGGCGGCAGTGACACACGTCGAGTGGTTCGGGCACGCCGCCGCGGCGGACGGTATCGACGTGCCGGCGGCGTTGCTCGACCGTACGCGGCGCGAGACGCTCGCGTACTACGCCGGGATCCGCCCGACGCTGTCGCCGCGAGTTCGCCGCTTCCAGCACCTCCTCTTTTCGGACGACGACTGGGTGCGCGACGTGGACGCGGCGTACGGCCTCGATAGCTGGTTGTTCGCGCTGTGGGCGCGGTTGCTCGGCGCGGAACGCCGGCGGTTGGCGTAGGCCGTCCGACAGACATCCGTCAGACACGCACGAAGGTTTCAAATATTGGGGGTGCGTGACAGGGAACGATGAGCAAGATCACGTTCCGCGCCGACGACGATCTCGTCGAGCGACTGGAGGCGTTCGACGCCTCCAAAAGCGAGGTGATGCGCGAGGCGTTGCGCACTTACCTCGACGACGCGGAGCGTGACGAGTCGTCGAACACCGGATCGGACGGGCTCGAAGCGATGCTCGCGGAGTACGCGTTCGCAGCGCGCGAACCACCGGAGATCAACGTAAACGTCACGGTGGACGGCGAGACGGCGGAGCCGTCGGACGTGTCCGTCGACCGCGAGGCCGACCCGACGGCGCGTAAGACGGAGCGTGACACGGCCGAGGGGACGACGGGATCGCACAACACGTGTTCGCAGTGTGGCGAGGAGATGTCGGCGGGGCACGTCTACTGCCCGAACTGCGGCGAGAAGGCTACACACCGCGTGTTCTGCGACTGTGGCGACGAGCTTCGATCCGACTGGGCGTTCTGTCCGAGCTGTGGTCGTCGCACCCCAGCGGCGGACGTGCTCGACCGGCCGTAAGGCACTCACACCGGTTTGTCTTACAACGGCCGTTAATTTTATAAGGTATTGGTCTCTTGGTATGTCCGCGTAAGACGGTCGTCTTACAGGGTCGCCGGCCACGGGGCGCAAACCCCGCTGTCGGCCGGTTCAGCCGTGTAAGACAGCATACGGGGCGATGCCCCGCCCGTCTTACCGGGGGAATGCAACAATGGAGCGTGTGACACTACGAATTCCGAAGCAGCAGATCGAGGAGGTCGAACAGATGGTCGAGACGGGAGAGTTCCCGAATCGAAGCGAAGCCATCCGCTCGGCAGTCCGCGAGATGCTCAACGAACAGAGCGAGTCCCGTGACGAGAAGCGCAACCGTAACCGCGGCTGGGCGAAGGTGTGACGATGCAGGGATTCGTCCAAGACGCCATCGAGCGCGAGGAGGCCGAACAGCGGGACGCCGACGAGGACGACTCGTTCGGCGACCCGCGCATCGTCATCGTCGGTGCGGGTGGCGCCGGCAACAACACCGTCAACCGCCTGTACAACATCGGCGTCGACGGTGCGGAGACGGTCGCCATCAACACCGACAAACAGCACCTGAAGATGATTGAGGCCGACACGAAGATCCTCGTCGGCAAATCGCTGACTCAGGGGCTCGGTGCCGGTGGCGACCCCTCGATGGGTGAGCGTGCGACCGAGATGGCCCAGGGGACGATCAAGGAAGTCCTCGGCGAGGCCGACCTCGTCTTCGTGACGGCCGGGATGGGCGGCGGTACCGGTACCGGCGCCGCGCCCGTCGTCTCCAAGATCGCCAAAGAGCAGGGCGCCATCGTCGTCGGCATGGTGTCGACGCCGTTCAACGTCGAGCGTGCTCGCACGGTGAAAGCCGAAGAGGGGCTGGAAAAGCTCCGCGGCGAAGCCGATTCGATCATCGTCCTCGACAACAACCGCTTGCTGGACTACGTGCCCAACCTGCCCATCGGCAAGGCGTTCTCCGTGATGGACCAGATCATCGCCGAGACCGTCAAGGGCATCTCCGAGACTATCACGCAGCCGTCCCTGATCAACCTGGACTACGCGGACATGTCCACGATCATGAATCAGGGCGGCGTCGCGGTGATGCTCGTCGGCGAGACGCAGGACAAGAACAAGACACAAGAGGTGGTGAGCGACGCGATGAACCACCCCCTCTTGGACGTGGACTACCGCGGTGCGTCCGGTGGACTCGTCCACATCACCGGCGGTCCCGACCTCACGCTGAAAGAGGCCGAAGGCATCGCCAACAACATCACCGAACGACTGGAGGCGAGCGCCAACGTCATCTGGGGCGCGCGCATCCAGGAGGAGTACAAGGGCAAGGTGCGGGTCATGGCCATCATGACCGGCGTCCAGAGCGCCCAGGTCCTCGGCCCGTCGACGCAGCGACAGGCCGAGAAGTCCCGGCGCAGCCTCAACGGCGAGGATGTTTCGGAATTCGATGCGAGCGACAATGTCGGTCAGGATCAGCGATCCTGGTCCGACGGCGGTCGTGACCGCAATCAGGTCGAACAGCGCAACGGCATCGACGTGATCAAGTAGCGACCGCGACGGCTTTTCGTCGACCAACCGCTCGTTTTCTGCCGCGTCTTACACCGCCTCGATCGATTCGACCAGCCGGCACTTCCGGCAGATGCGACCGCTCGTACTCGATCCACAGCGCTCGCACTCACCCAGGTCGTCGGTGTCGTCGGTATCGCGGTAGCGCTGGGCAGCGAGTTCCGCGAGTTCCTCGTAGCCCGCCATGATCGAGTGGCGCGTCCCAGGGTGGTTCTCCTCCATCTCCAGCAGGAGTTGCTGGATCTCGCCGCGGTAGGCCTCGCTGGCGTGGGGGCACTCCGTGATGTGGGCCGGCAAGTCGGCCAGGTGGGCGTACAGCGCCACCTCCTTCTCCGGCACGTCACGCAGGGGTTTGGCCCGCGGCACGAAGTGGGCGCTCTCGGCCCGGCGGTCGAAGGGGCCGAGACTCGCGTCGAAGTGTTTGGCCATCTGTCGCAGGTCGCCCTCGAAGAAGTTCATGAGCGCCGTCTGGGCCTCGTCGTCGAGGTTGTGACCCGTCAGGAGTTTGTCGGCGCCGAGTTCCTCGGCGTAGGATTCCAGCAGGTCGCGCCGGAACACGCCGCAGTAGGCGCAGGCGGCCATGTTCTCGGGGTCTTTCTCCACCACGTCGTCCATCCGCACACCGAGTTCGTCGGCGTACGACACGACTTCGTGGTGGAGTTCGAGGTCGGCAGTCAGTTCTCGACAGGCGTCGAGGCTCTCGTCGCGGTAGCCCTCGATCCCCTCGTGGATCGAGAGCGCGACGAGTTCGACACGGGGGTCGCGGCCGAACGTCTCCACCAGAATCTGGGTGAGGACGACGCTGTCCTTGCCGCCGGAGAGGCCGATCACCCACGTCTGCGGGTTCTCGGGCGAGGCGTCCGCCGGCAGGAGGTCGTCCTCCCGGATGCGGCGGCGCACGCGTTTTTCGACCGAGGCGCGGAAATGGTCGTCACAGAGGTGGGCGCCCGAGTAGGCGGCGTGCATCACCGCCTCGCGACCACACTTGTCGCAGTCCATCGACGCTCCCTTGCTGGGCGGGCCGTATCACGGTTTCGTCTCCTTCACCAGCACTCGTAGACCGTCCCGCCACGTCGGACGAACTCGTCGGAGACTTTGTACGTGGTTTCGAACGGCCAGTGACCCATAGGAAGTGGCGTCTGTGTCGGCGTCTCCGAACCGCCCCCGTCGTCGGTCGTAATTCCGGTGTTGGTCTGGCCGGTGACCCCGACGACGAAGGTCTCCTCTTCCACGGTGACCGTGATCTCGTTGAT
This window encodes:
- a CDS encoding HAD family hydrolase, which translates into the protein MPVSFDLFGTLVTAEMPANPADAVARELRDRGVTVPDDWTAAYRTPHIDTPDGAELPLPAHVAAALRSRGVDASDTVVRRAVVAAFDPDVRRRPGVDAALAAARKRGPVGLCSNCSVPELVSRTLVRADLRDAFDAVVTSAACGFRKPHPRPFETVAADLGVAVERLVHVGDDPDTDGGIEAIGGRFVDVSDTPLTALDDALEGGP
- a CDS encoding ribbon-helix-helix domain-containing protein; this translates as MERVTLRIPKQQIEEVEQMVETGEFPNRSEAIRSAVREMLNEQSESRDEKRNRNRGWAKV
- the ncsA gene encoding tRNA 2-thiolation protein NcsA, producing MDCDKCGREAVMHAAYSGAHLCDDHFRASVEKRVRRRIREDDLLPADASPENPQTWVIGLSGGKDSVVLTQILVETFGRDPRVELVALSIHEGIEGYRDESLDACRELTADLELHHEVVSYADELGVRMDDVVEKDPENMAACAYCGVFRRDLLESYAEELGADKLLTGHNLDDEAQTALMNFFEGDLRQMAKHFDASLGPFDRRAESAHFVPRAKPLRDVPEKEVALYAHLADLPAHITECPHASEAYRGEIQQLLLEMEENHPGTRHSIMAGYEELAELAAQRYRDTDDTDDLGECERCGSSTSGRICRKCRLVESIEAV
- a CDS encoding double zinc ribbon domain-containing protein yields the protein MSKITFRADDDLVERLEAFDASKSEVMREALRTYLDDAERDESSNTGSDGLEAMLAEYAFAAREPPEINVNVTVDGETAEPSDVSVDREADPTARKTERDTAEGTTGSHNTCSQCGEEMSAGHVYCPNCGEKATHRVFCDCGDELRSDWAFCPSCGRRTPAADVLDRP
- the ftsZ gene encoding cell division protein FtsZ — its product is MQGFVQDAIEREEAEQRDADEDDSFGDPRIVIVGAGGAGNNTVNRLYNIGVDGAETVAINTDKQHLKMIEADTKILVGKSLTQGLGAGGDPSMGERATEMAQGTIKEVLGEADLVFVTAGMGGGTGTGAAPVVSKIAKEQGAIVVGMVSTPFNVERARTVKAEEGLEKLRGEADSIIVLDNNRLLDYVPNLPIGKAFSVMDQIIAETVKGISETITQPSLINLDYADMSTIMNQGGVAVMLVGETQDKNKTQEVVSDAMNHPLLDVDYRGASGGLVHITGGPDLTLKEAEGIANNITERLEASANVIWGARIQEEYKGKVRVMAIMTGVQSAQVLGPSTQRQAEKSRRSLNGEDVSEFDASDNVGQDQRSWSDGGRDRNQVEQRNGIDVIK